Proteins encoded together in one Quercus lobata isolate SW786 chromosome 3, ValleyOak3.0 Primary Assembly, whole genome shotgun sequence window:
- the LOC115980370 gene encoding putative protease Do-like 14, whose product MSNFLRKLSVSNRNSLLRIIAIASAGSGLLSKCSSEGSCGSAGITQYIFPRPSLLSSDQWQPGTLPLFSSRVGSVPSSDIKNDNSEAVGGDHKPCCNCLGRDTIANAAATVGPAVVNLWVPQGIYFDQDGTILTCAHVVVDFKGNIGSVKEKVGVTLQDGRTFEGTVVNADLHSDIAIVKIHSKTPLPTATLGSSSKLRPGDWVVAMGCPFSLQNTITVGILMYSE is encoded by the exons ATGTCCAATTTTCTG AGAAAGCTCTCAGTTTCGAATAGAAACTCTCTCCTTCGCATCATAGCAATCGCTTCTGCCGGGTCGGGTCTTCT GAGCAAATGTAGCAGTGAAGGTTCCTGCGGGTCTGCAGGAATTACGCAATACATATTTCCCCGCCCTTCGTTACTTTCATCGGATCAATGGCAACCTg GAACGCttccattattttcttctaGAGTTGGTTCGGTTCCATCATCGGATATAAAGAACGACAACTCTGAGGCAGTTGGAGGCGACCACAAACCATGTTGCAATTGTTTGGGGAGAGATACAATTGCAAATGCTGCTGCTACGGTTGGTCCTGCTGTAGTCAATCTTTGGGTTCCACAGGGTATATATTTTGATCAGGATGGTACAATTTTAACATGCGCACATGTTGTGGTTGATTTTAAAGGCAATATTGGTTCAGTCAAAGAAAAG GTTGGTGTGACTTTGCAAGATGGTCGGACATTTGAAGGTACAGTAGTAAATGCTGATTTACATTCTGATATTGCAATTGTAAAGATACATTCAAAAACCCCGCTTCCGACTGCAACACTTGGCTCTTCCAGTAAGCTTCGTCCTGGGGACTGGGTTGTTGCTATGGGATGTCCATTTTCTCTTCAGAATACCATCACAGTTGGTATTCTAATGTATTCAGAATAA
- the LOC115979294 gene encoding pentatricopeptide repeat-containing protein At1g63080, mitochondrial-like isoform X2, giving the protein MGNIAGAVRLVEEMENKGYESDVITCGTIVNGLCKIGQTGVAIRLLRKIEKRNFAQNVVLYNTVIDSLCKDKLVTEALNLFSEMMSKGIQPDVVTYSCVIQGLCNFGRWREASTLLNEMVQRKVMLNVQTFNILVDTLCKEGKLTEVKEVFDVMIQRGIEPNKVTYNSLIDGYCLQNQMDEAVKAFNMMVEKGCSPNVISYSILINGYCKSKKIDEAMRIFHEMSNKGVIPNVVTYNTLIDGFFKVKRPQAALELFHKIQACGQHPDSQTYNILLDGFFKNRRIVEAMALFQEMEEEKLDHNIVFYNTLIDGFCNVGELTIAREIFRGLFAKGLQPNVRTYNIMINGFCKNELIDEAVELLEEMDSNGCSPDHHTYNILIQGLLQHGDTTKAMKYLKMMVAKGFSANATTAAMFIDLLLSNQVDENIRELLPKSG; this is encoded by the exons ATGG GTAACATTGCTGGAGCTGTTAGGCTGGTAGAAGAAATGGAGAATAAAGGGTATGAATCTGATGTGATTACTTGTGGAACAATAGTAAATGGTCTGTGTAAGATTGGCCAGACTGGTGTGGCTATTAGGTTGCTCAGGAAGATTGAAAAAAGGAATTTTGCACAAAATGTGGTGCTCTATAACACGGTCATTGACAGTTTATGTAAGGATAAATTGGTAACTGAGGCTTTGAACCTTTTTTCTGAAATGATGAGTAAAGGCATTCAGCCAGATGTTGTCACTTACAGTTGCGTAATTCAAGGACTATGCAATTTTGGCCGGTGGAGGGAGGCGTCTACTTTGTTGAATGAGATGGTGCAAAGGAAGGTCATGCTAAATGTACAAACATTTAACATATTGGTGGACACACTTTGCAAAGAAGGGAAGTTGACTGAGGTAAAAGAAGTTTTTGATGTGATGATTCAAAGAGGCATTGAGCCTAACAAAGTCACTTACAATTCTTTGATTGATGGTTATTGTTTGCAAAACCAAATGGATGAGGCAGTTAAGGCATTTAATATGATGGTTGAGAAGGGTTGTTCACCCAATGTGATTAGCTATAGCATATTGATCAATGGATAttgcaaaagtaaaaaaattgatgaggCAATGCGTATCTTTCATGAAATGTCCAACAAGGGAGTGATTCCTAATGTTGTGACTTACAACACTCTTATCGATGGGTTTTTCAAAGTGAAGAGACCCCAGGCTGCACTGGAGCTATTCCATAAGATACAAGCTTGTGGCCAACATCCAGATTCCCAAACCTATAACATCTTGTTAGATGGATTTTTTAAGAATAGACGAATTGTTGAGGCAATGGCATTGTTTCAAGAGATGGAAGAAGAAAAGTTGGACCACAATATTGTGTTTTACAACACCTTGATTGATGGTTTTTGCAATGTTGGGGAACTTACAATTGCAAGAGAAATCTTTCGCGGTCTTTTTGCAAAAGGATTGCAACCTAATGTTCGGACTTACAATATAATGATCAATGGATTTTGCAAGAATGAACTAATTGATGAAGCGGTTGAGCTGCTTGAGGAAATGGATAGCAACGGTTGTTCACCTGACCATCACACATACAACATATTAATCCAAGGGTTATTGCAACATGGTGACACAACAAAGGCAATGAAATATCTCAAAATGATGGTTGCCAAGGGATTTTCAGCAAACGCAACAACTGCTGCCATGTTTATTGACTTGCTGTTGTCTAATCAAGTAGATGAAAATATTCGAGAGCTGCTTCCAAAGTCTGGGTGA
- the LOC115979294 gene encoding putative pentatricopeptide repeat-containing protein At1g12700, mitochondrial isoform X1: MGKSTSSLLLICNRLIIRVSLPFRAFTSHYCSTISENAKTPYQKRNQLLNSVRDHCKSGTFKNLDHALGLFDTMLHMHPLPFIGDFSLLLGAVARMKHYSVVINLIQQMESFGISPNDYTLTVLINCYCRLRRVDFGFSVLATILKLGYQPNHITLTTLVNGLCLQGNIAGAVRLVEEMENKGYESDVITCGTIVNGLCKIGQTGVAIRLLRKIEKRNFAQNVVLYNTVIDSLCKDKLVTEALNLFSEMMSKGIQPDVVTYSCVIQGLCNFGRWREASTLLNEMVQRKVMLNVQTFNILVDTLCKEGKLTEVKEVFDVMIQRGIEPNKVTYNSLIDGYCLQNQMDEAVKAFNMMVEKGCSPNVISYSILINGYCKSKKIDEAMRIFHEMSNKGVIPNVVTYNTLIDGFFKVKRPQAALELFHKIQACGQHPDSQTYNILLDGFFKNRRIVEAMALFQEMEEEKLDHNIVFYNTLIDGFCNVGELTIAREIFRGLFAKGLQPNVRTYNIMINGFCKNELIDEAVELLEEMDSNGCSPDHHTYNILIQGLLQHGDTTKAMKYLKMMVAKGFSANATTAAMFIDLLLSNQVDENIRELLPKSG, encoded by the coding sequence ATGGGTAAATCAACATCCTCTCTGCTTCTTATATGCAATCGTTTGATTATTAGAGTAAGCCTTCCATTTCGTGCTTTTACTTCTCATTATTGTTCTACTATTAGCGAAAATGCGAAAACCCCATATCAGAAACGGAATCAGTTGTTGAATTCTGTGAGAGATCACTGCAAATCTGGAACCTTTAAGAATCTTGATCATGCCTTAGGTCTGTTTGATACAATGCTTCACATGCACCCTTTGCCTTTCATTGGAGATTTTTCTCTATTGTTGGGTGCCGTTGCAAGAATGAAGCATTACTCTGTAGTCATTAATCTAATTCAACAAATGGAATCATTCGGAATCTCGCCCAATGATTATACTCTCACTGTTTTGATTAACTGCTACTGCCGTTTGAGAcgggttgattttgggttctCTGTCTTAGcaacaattttgaaacttggttaTCAACCAAATCATATAACTCTAACCACTCTTGTCAATGGGCTGTGTCTTCAAGGTAACATTGCTGGAGCTGTTAGGCTGGTAGAAGAAATGGAGAATAAAGGGTATGAATCTGATGTGATTACTTGTGGAACAATAGTAAATGGTCTGTGTAAGATTGGCCAGACTGGTGTGGCTATTAGGTTGCTCAGGAAGATTGAAAAAAGGAATTTTGCACAAAATGTGGTGCTCTATAACACGGTCATTGACAGTTTATGTAAGGATAAATTGGTAACTGAGGCTTTGAACCTTTTTTCTGAAATGATGAGTAAAGGCATTCAGCCAGATGTTGTCACTTACAGTTGCGTAATTCAAGGACTATGCAATTTTGGCCGGTGGAGGGAGGCGTCTACTTTGTTGAATGAGATGGTGCAAAGGAAGGTCATGCTAAATGTACAAACATTTAACATATTGGTGGACACACTTTGCAAAGAAGGGAAGTTGACTGAGGTAAAAGAAGTTTTTGATGTGATGATTCAAAGAGGCATTGAGCCTAACAAAGTCACTTACAATTCTTTGATTGATGGTTATTGTTTGCAAAACCAAATGGATGAGGCAGTTAAGGCATTTAATATGATGGTTGAGAAGGGTTGTTCACCCAATGTGATTAGCTATAGCATATTGATCAATGGATAttgcaaaagtaaaaaaattgatgaggCAATGCGTATCTTTCATGAAATGTCCAACAAGGGAGTGATTCCTAATGTTGTGACTTACAACACTCTTATCGATGGGTTTTTCAAAGTGAAGAGACCCCAGGCTGCACTGGAGCTATTCCATAAGATACAAGCTTGTGGCCAACATCCAGATTCCCAAACCTATAACATCTTGTTAGATGGATTTTTTAAGAATAGACGAATTGTTGAGGCAATGGCATTGTTTCAAGAGATGGAAGAAGAAAAGTTGGACCACAATATTGTGTTTTACAACACCTTGATTGATGGTTTTTGCAATGTTGGGGAACTTACAATTGCAAGAGAAATCTTTCGCGGTCTTTTTGCAAAAGGATTGCAACCTAATGTTCGGACTTACAATATAATGATCAATGGATTTTGCAAGAATGAACTAATTGATGAAGCGGTTGAGCTGCTTGAGGAAATGGATAGCAACGGTTGTTCACCTGACCATCACACATACAACATATTAATCCAAGGGTTATTGCAACATGGTGACACAACAAAGGCAATGAAATATCTCAAAATGATGGTTGCCAAGGGATTTTCAGCAAACGCAACAACTGCTGCCATGTTTATTGACTTGCTGTTGTCTAATCAAGTAGATGAAAATATTCGAGAGCTGCTTCCAAAGTCTGGGTGA